In Kordia antarctica, the following proteins share a genomic window:
- a CDS encoding LLM class flavin-dependent oxidoreductase has translation MSVQLFNLLGISRDSVFEEKTSFADYLTDFIKQTDASDFSGTLLPESIEGPINPWFFAQELLSKSSKLPFIAINPCFVHPLYVVRNLYNLSTFYQRPIYLNFITGGSAVDSLKINDSLSKEEKYNRLDEFITIVQELLTANENETYSFKGTYYTLENIVFKGSLPKELQPVFHIAGSSEFAQSLIEKKNMTQLKMGECLANVSLNKEKKLSYHIGIIARETSEEAQEVLASFCKVDRKRTILQQISIKQSNSVWKQKVYESYKNSAEDSIYNLTPFVKGYSDVPYLVGSYTDIANYVQQYIDNKIESIIIEIPKTGFNEMLEIDTVITKLRL, from the coding sequence ATGAGCGTACAATTATTTAATCTTTTAGGAATTTCGCGCGATTCAGTTTTTGAAGAAAAAACATCGTTTGCAGATTATTTGACAGACTTTATCAAGCAAACAGACGCGTCAGATTTCTCAGGAACTTTGTTACCAGAATCTATTGAAGGTCCGATAAATCCGTGGTTTTTTGCGCAAGAGTTATTATCAAAATCTTCTAAGCTTCCGTTTATCGCAATAAATCCGTGCTTTGTGCATCCTTTGTACGTAGTTCGAAATTTGTATAATTTATCTACATTTTACCAACGACCAATTTACCTCAACTTTATTACTGGCGGATCAGCCGTTGATTCTTTGAAGATTAACGATTCACTTTCTAAGGAAGAAAAATACAATCGTTTGGATGAATTTATCACAATTGTACAAGAGTTGCTCACAGCCAACGAGAATGAAACCTATTCGTTTAAAGGAACATATTACACTTTAGAAAATATCGTTTTTAAAGGTTCTTTGCCTAAAGAATTACAACCTGTTTTTCATATTGCAGGAAGTTCTGAATTTGCACAAAGTTTGATTGAGAAAAAAAATATGACGCAACTTAAAATGGGCGAATGCTTGGCGAATGTTTCTTTAAACAAAGAAAAAAAACTGAGTTACCATATTGGAATTATTGCACGAGAAACTTCTGAGGAAGCGCAAGAAGTCTTAGCTTCTTTTTGTAAAGTGGATAGAAAGCGAACTATTTTACAGCAGATTTCTATCAAACAATCCAATTCGGTTTGGAAACAAAAAGTATATGAAAGTTATAAAAATTCGGCAGAAGATTCAATTTATAATTTGACTCCTTTTGTAAAAGGCTATTCAGATGTTCCGTACTTAGTAGGCAGTTATACTGATATTGCAAATTATGTGCAACAGTATATTGACAACAAAATTGAAAGTATCATCATTGAAATACCAAAGACTGGTTTTAATGAAATGTTGGAAATAGATACTGTAATTACGAAGTTACGTTTGTAG